In Candidatus Zixiibacteriota bacterium, the DNA window CGTTGGGAACTGCCTGATGGTCCCGGACGGATCTGGTCATTGGAGGACGAGTTGCGTTCGGCCCGATGGGATGACAACAACCAATGTGATGCTCTGATGGCTCTGGCGCTGGCTCTGTGGCCTTTGCGCCGACGGAGCAGGATATCGGTGGAGCCGAGAGTGGCCATGCTGTGAGTGGACGTAAGAGCTATTGCTCACGACTGGGTGACGAGCGTGAGCAACGCGTCTATCGGACAAGAAAACACCTCCTGAGTGGAAGTTGAGCTCAGGAGGCGCGGAAGGGTAGAAGAATACGGGGATTGTCCTATGCTTTTTTCCTGCGGCGAGCGAGATGAAGCGCTCCAAGTCCCGCTCCCATCAGAATCAGTGTGGCCGGCTCAGGAATCTCTGGCGGAGGATCGTCTGAGGGACAGGGTGCGAAGTCGCCGTTATCTGTGTTACATTGGTCAACTGGAGCTGTAGGCTGTTCAGCTCCGGATATCGTCTTAGGTATGTTGACTCCGTGCACTTCGTCTACTGTGAATCCCATCACCAGCAGGAAGATGAAAAGGGCAGCGATCCACTTCAGCGGGTGTTGTTTTGTCTTCTGATAGATAGTCATAATCTCTTTTCCTGTTCTTCAGGCACAGTCTACTTATTTATTCTGACCTAAGAATAGCAAAGGCTGTGCCGCCGGTTGTACGCTCCGTCGATACCCGCTAAGTTTGTTATTGTCATGCGATTACGACAATGTATGGGGATAGTACAATATGCTCCGGAATTGCATAGTCGGATATTGGTTTGCGCAATAATACCTCAAAACCTCTGCTGATCGTGGTTTGCGGCTTCTCTGAAAAACCAGAAACGGAGGTTCTATGAACGCCGATATTGGCAAAATCACAGCCCGATTGGCCGAGAGAGATGAGGCCATCAGCACTGAATTAATCAAGCTGATCAATACTAACATCAATCCCCCTGAACCACTGGAGAAGGATGATGTGTACATCAGGGCCATGTATGTCGTCTCGGATGAGGTCAACAGTTTTGGCGGTTGTTTCCCGACTGACGAACACCAGGCGCTGTGCCGGTTGTTGATTGACTCGCCGGTAATGGTTGGCCATCGCAAGGATCGTTTGCCAATTGGGCGTAATTTTCATGCGGCAGTCGTTGAGCATCAGGGACGGCACTGGGTCAAGAGCTACTTCTATTGGCTGAAGAGCGCCCAGGGAGCCGACACGCTACGGGAGAATATCGACGGCGGAATCTACAAAGAGTGTTCAATTGGTTTCACTTTCCTGATGCCGGAGTGTTCTGTATGTGGTCAGGATATTCGTACCTGTGAACACCAGCCATTCGAGCGGTACGACCGTGACGGAACAGAAGTGGTGTGCCATTTCAACTATCGGCAGATCGAACGAGTGTTGGAAACATCACTGGTCTACCGTGGGGCGGTGGCGGACACATCAATCTCGAAAGAACTGCGAACTCAGAAAGCAAAGCCAAAGGTCGACTTGCCAGCTACCGAACAGGTGATTACCAGTCCCACCGAACTTGACGCTGCCGGGCAGTACCTGGTGACGCCGCGCTACGAAGGTCTGCCGGTGCTGGTGACGTGCAGCGCTGAAGGGATAGCGATTGTCTCACCGGACGGAGTCGCTCTTCCGGAGGAAATGGTGGGTCGATTTACCGATCGTCGTCTACCGGAGATGCGAGATGTCTTCGGTTACCTGATCGGTCTGCGTGGCAAGGAACGCTGCCGGGTTGATCAGGTGCGGCGCTTCATTGATGGGAAATCGTCATCGGTCCGGCGGCTGGAGATTCGATTGTTCCCCCGGGATGACTTCCAGTTGCCGGACGCATCGGTTAGTGAGAGGCGATACCAGGTGCGTATGCAACCTGGCAGGCTCACTGATCTGGCTGGATTATCACCCGCAGCGTTGGCTCTATCGACGCGGGACGGTGTCAAAGTCTGGCCGGAAGGAAAGTATCCCCCCCGATTCGCAGGGTACAGCTATCATGTTGACCGACTAAAAGAGATTCGTAGGGAATCGCCCAGAACTGTTGGCTACTACACGCTGAAGGTGGACATAGAGACTGGACGAGCGCAACTGATGCTGACCGAGAACGATGCGGTTCGGCGTCTGGAAGTGCGGCAGTTTGATTTTTCCCGTCTGGCACAGGGCGCACGATTTGTCACTGATGCAATCAGTGAACCTGACGGTGTGAGTGAGATCAACACGACGACAGCGGTCTGTGGTGACATTGTAGAGAGTACGTTGGTGGGAAAGAGTACCCTCTGGAGGCTAACAGGACATCTGAACGGACAGTTCTGTCTACAGCCAATCAAGCTCCATGAACGCCAGAGATACATTTTCCACAAATCAGCGGACCGTCTCAAAGTGACGCAGCTGAATTAAACAGAACCAAGAAATATACAATGCGATAATCGGGAGAACAAATGGTACGACATCCAACAGAAGTCGGGTTCCGACTGAGTGGACCGCTTCTGAATATGGTGGCAATGGTAGCTGGAGCGTTGGTCGCGTACTTCTTAACAATTCAGTCACTCAGGATCGATCTGGCGACCAAGGCGGAGACAGGGGTTGTAGGAACATTGGACAAAAAGCTGGGAAACATTGAGGTGATCCTTAAGGAGGGAGTAGTGAGTAAGGAACAGTTCTTCATTTTCTCAAAGGAAATGGAAGCCCGCTTGACAAGAATCGAAGCCTACCTGGCGGAAGGATCGGGAGGGAAGATTGGACAATAATATTATTGATGTCGCCCACATCACCGAGATGGTTGGCGCTCTAACAGATGATGGCCTGCCGACGATTGACTTTGACGGTCACCGACGGTGGTTGGCTGAACTTGCGGTTCGACTTCCGGAGTTGCTGCGGCTCGACCGGGAGATGGAGGTACTGCGAACCGATTACGAAGGCCGCATTGCCGGCATGACCAAAGCCATAGCGGCGGTGAGTCGCAACCGTGAGGCGCTGAAGCAGGCCACTGTTTTTCTGGAAACGTTATCGGAGATGAACGCAACTGATCTTGTGCGTCAATACGCACTGATGTCGGTTCGATTTCGCGATGCCTTTCCGACCAGTTTCGGTCGGCTGCCCGTTTGTGTCGGTCACTCGAATCGAGCGGGAGAGCAATAAGTTAACTGAGGGACTGAGGTCCCGGCCATGAGGGAGACATTCCCGGCCACGAAGCAAAAGACGTTATGAATGAAAGGAACAATCATGTCAGTAAGAGATCAGAACCTTGAGGCAGTAGCCCCGGTACTGGTAACGTTCGACATTGCGCAAACTGCCGGTGTGGACGATCTCAAGGATGCCGACCTCGGAAATCCAGTGATGCTCACAGGTAGCAATGAAGTGGGGCCAATTACTAACGGAAGTCAGCTACTTGGGAAACTCCTCAGTCTGACGTTGACGGACAACGATGACGGTCAACGGCTGGCTACAGTTCAGGTGGGCGGAATCTGCCGACTGGCGATCGGGACGACCTATCCGACGATTGGCAACCGGGTCATCGGTGGAGCGAGCAACACAGTCAAACAAGCCACAACGGTGGCGAGCGATCCGGCCGGAGGCAATATCGCCCGAGGGACAGTTCTGGAAGTCAACGGCACCACCGATTGTGTCATACTGCTAAATTAGGTGAGGAATATTATGGACTTTGATCAGTTCTTACAGATGTCCGAACAATCCGATTTGCATCGCGAACTGGGGGCCGACAGAACGCCGGGACCGGTAGACCTTGGTCGTGCCGCAACCCTTGACGTCAGTCGCGATTTCTATACCGAGGCAGATGCCCGGGGTTTGACTCTGTCAGAAATGCTGGAGTTGGATGAATATGACCCCAGCCGGGCGGGATCGTCACTGGATGCTTTTGAGCGTCAACTGGTGCTGGCCGGAATCCGTTTTGGCGGCAAGACACCAACAACCGTGGAGCAGTTCTTTCAACAGGCTCCTGCTCTGCTGCCGGAGTTCATGCGGCGCGAAGTTCGCAAGGGTCAGGCCATGCGTCCCGAGTTGTCGCGTCTGGTGGCCAACACGACTACGGTGGCCAGCAACAACTACACGCCGTTTTTCATCGACACTTCCGACAGTGCGAAGTTCTCGCTGCGCCCGATTGGTGACGGCGCCGATATCCCGCAGTTGCTGGTGACGGAGCAGAACCATGCCGTGAGTGTAATTGATTACGGCCTGGCACTCAAGACCAGCTACAAGGCACTGCGGTACCGAACGACATCGCAGTTCCGGGTACTGTTGTGGTACATCGGGTTCCGCCTTCAGACGGACAAGATCGCTATGCTGGTCGATACGATCATCAACGGCGACGGTAATGACAATGCCGCAACAGTTTTCAACTCGGCTGCGAGTGGGACGCTTGACTACGACGATCTCATTACGCTGTGGTCCAAGTTCTCGCCTTTTGAGATGAACACCGTCATCGCCCATGTCAACCAGATGAAAACCGTGCTCACATTGGACGAGTTCAAGGACCCGATGGCTGGTTATCGTTTCCAGAACACCGGCGACCTGTTCAGTCCGCTGGGGGCGTCATTGGTACGATGCGATGAAGTGCCGACTGATATCGTTATCGGTCTGGACAGTCGCTTTGCTGTCGAGGAAGTCATTACCCAGCCGTTGATGGTTGAGTATGACAAGATAATCGAACAGCGGTTCGAGGAAGCGGTCATTTCCGAGTCGGTCACTTATGCCAAAGTGATCAAGGAAGCCTCGGTGGTGCTCGACACAGTTTACTCCTAAGCAATCCGGGACCCGGCTCGTCCGGGTCCCACTCCTAGTGAGGATTTATGCAGCAGGAAATCACGACAACTACTGCCGCCAACGGACTGGGATATCCGTCCGGACGCAAGCTGTTGCGGGTCGAATCGGGACAATACACCGGACGTCAGGTGGTTCTGATTCAAACGGCAGCCGGTGAAATTAAGTACAGTTACGCCGACGCACCCTATTCATCATGGTCGTCGCTAACCACGATTGCTACCGATACCGCCGATGAGCCGTTCGATTGCGTTATGATGTCCGACAGCGACATCCACATAGTCTACTCCGAGACCAGTACCAATTACCTGGTGACACGCAAGCTCGATTTTGGGGGCGGTGTGTGGTCGATTGGACTCAAGGTGACCATCTACAGTGGAACATCGTTGTATCCATCTGTAGCCGTGGAAGTTGACGGTAAATTGTGGGTGGCTTTTGCCAAGGTTACGGGCGGTGTGAAAACGTTGTATGTCAAATCATCGACCGACAGTGGGGCAACCTGGGGGAGTGGTCCAAGCGACAATGGAACCGTCCTCACGGACGGAGCGTCATCGGTCTTTCCGAAGACTATCATAGCAGCCGGCGACATCCATGTAATTTACAGTGAAGCCGCCGCCAAGATAGCAATACGATCCCTGCCCATTGCCGGCGGAAGCTGGTCAAGTGAGGTAGTGATTGCGACCGGGACGGTGCTGGATCAGCATTATGATGCCGCTCTGGCCGTCGATGGCAGGCTGGGAGTGGTTTGGGACAACAACGAACTCAAGTTCCGGGAACATGATGGGGCAGCATGGGGGGCGGTGTCGTCGCTGGATGCCGACAGTGGTAGTTCTCCACAACTGAAGTACTCAAATAATATCCCGGTAGTGACTTTTCTGAGTGCATTTGCCTCAGACCAGAAGATCATTATGTACACTACCAGGCACACCGGAAGTTTCTCAACCCCTGAACCGTTGGATGCGAGAGCAAAGGAGCTCAATACCGTGCTGGCCTATGAATCATCATCAGCCAGCTATGAAGACCTCACTTCCGTCGCAGCCAGCGCCACGACCGGTGATGTGTATCATTCCGGCTCCGGCAAGCTTCTGAATGCGAGCGGTGACTCTCTGTTTCTGGGAATGGATCGGAAGTTCCGCTTCCTCAAGTTGCTGCTCTCCACGGCGGGTGCGGGCGGAACGGTCGTATACAGTTACTGGAATGGGTCAAACTGGATTGCATTCACTCCGGCCGGGGGTGGTTTTGATTTCGACGCCACGGATAAGGATCTGCTCCTCTGGGATGATTTCAACGATGTCCCACACGATTGGCAGAAGCTCCTCTTGTACGAAAACAATCGATTTTGGATAAGAGTTGAAGTGAACTCAGTGTTCACGACGTCACCGGTGGGGAGTCAACTAACGGCCATTTCTGACCTACAGATTTTGGTCGCAAGGAGGTAGCTCATGTCATATACCAATGTCCAATTGGTCAGTCACCATCTGGCCACCGCGTTCCCCGTGTATGGCGCAGTGCGCGATCAACCGGTCGTCCTTGATACCGACGAATACGTATCGTTTTTCTCCGGGGCAGTCGAGGAATCATCGTTGCGTGTCAAGTCGGTCCAGTCGGTTTCGCCTGAGCGTGTTTCGATCACGCTAGCTTCGGGGACGAATTCATTGACGGCAGGACCTCTGAAACGCGGT includes these proteins:
- a CDS encoding PEP-CTERM sorting domain-containing protein, which produces MTIYQKTKQHPLKWIAALFIFLLVMGFTVDEVHGVNIPKTISGAEQPTAPVDQCNTDNGDFAPCPSDDPPPEIPEPATLILMGAGLGALHLARRRKKA